A region from the Branchiostoma floridae strain S238N-H82 chromosome 9, Bfl_VNyyK, whole genome shotgun sequence genome encodes:
- the LOC118422413 gene encoding uncharacterized protein LOC118422413, translated as MCSYSGSTTPSYRLMLLLLVFLVASLHQTTGEKFIDKNGYLKWNLGSNVLVGAETRLEFTFRYCNNKGVLIYQQGEGRNFFALGVNDQRLYIEASIDGLAVEMYVGEDVLRNQTHDVTITNLRTLNANTGVIIDGIAYTPEVLTDVVVDLDFSRSILVGETQIGGYESIDQLRLNTQRLKAYPIVCIDFMRAGQTDIDLNNPSSQLGVTDKCVVCLPPSLVTLTKTTSYLEMKVDNNPRSNTIISINFRTKATDGLLFYFGGPAYLALYLEGGALVLRLNTRGSGADTKYKTTRTTFNDGEMQEVSVTRTGNMATLVDGAGNIIARVTFGGSQNSAQALNAERLYVGGFPDANSADLADDIEVRQSFRGCLEELRFASYSAVEEAPTQINFENQNEASRDVDFSACLESASCQSYSCTGEGQQCSLGVCECIRGYGVLSQDPLECYNIDDCSPNPCQNGAVCTDKIADYNCTCTDRYKGKNCSVIRNCYDFPCLNGAECIELDTPTPSATGRNCSCAPGYKGVDCGQDCDECSEQCNSGMCVNSISCENSIGDFVCECKEGYEGKDCSSEIDWCKDNPCGTGICNNFLTGYNCTCPDDPSGAVPNRQSCGPLRVVNPIQISPAALVAILVCLVILLILVIVFVAFRRQYQQKKKKALYGYGNGPDFEESRENIMKYEEEGYGEEDQDAYDVNLIKSVGDTLKQRKPEDRSKYPTLPLGEAADVGDFIHGRLGDAEKDTNDGAIDEMMPFGDEGQGSLAGSLSSLNSSSSDGDQNYDYLHDWGPRFSKLADMFNDGESDD; from the exons ATGTGCAGCTATAGCGGATCTACAACGCCTTCGTACAGGCTAATGCTCTTACTACTAG tgttCTTGGTAGCATCATTGCACCAAACAACAGGCGAGAAGTTCATAGACAAGAATGGTTATTTGAAGTGGAACCTCGGGAGCAACGTTCTAGTGGGCGCCGAGACCAGATTGGAGTTCACCTTTCGCTACTGCAACAACAAAGGCGTGCTGATTTACCAACAAGGGGAGGGGAGGAACTTCTTCGCGTTGGGAGTCAACGATCAGAGACTGTACATCGAGGCATCCATAGATGGGTTAGCCGTGGAG ATGTACGTCGGTGAGGATGTTCTCAGGAATCAGACCCACGATGTCACCATCACAAACCTGAGGACCCTGAACGCCAACACCGGAGTCATCATCGACGGGATCGCCTACACGCCAGAGGTGCTGACGGACGTGGTCGTGGACTTGGACTTCAGCCGCAGCATCCTCGTCGGAGAAACCCAGATTGGTGGATACGAATCAATTGATCAACTGAGG CTCAACACCCAGCGTTTGAAAGCCTACCCCATCGTCTGCATCGACTTCATGCGTGCGGGGCAAACCGACATCGATCTGAACAACCCCTCTAGTCAGCTGGGCGTGACGGACAAGTGTGTCGTCTGTCTGCCGCCGTCCCTCGTCACTCTGACGAAGACGACGTCATACCTAGAGATGAAGGTGGACAACAACCCCCGGTCCAACACTATCATCAGCATCAACTTCAGAACTAA GGCTACAGACGGTCTCCTGTTCTATTTCGGAGGGCCGGCGTACCTGGCTCTGTACTTGGAGGGTGGGGCGCTCGTGCTGCGGCTGAACACAAGG GGAAGTGGTGCAGACACTAAATATAAAACAACCAGGACAACCTTCAATGATGGAGAAATGCAAGAAGTTTCAGTGACGAGGACAGGCAACATGGCCACCTTGGTTGATGGCGCCGGGAATATTATTGCCCGAGTAACTTTCG GTGGCAGTCAGAACAGCGCCCAGGCCCTGAACGCGGAGCGCCTGTATGTGGGCGGCTTCCCGGACGCTAACAGCGCGGACCTGGCCGACGACATCGAGGTGCGGCAGTCGTTCCGCGGCTGTCTGGAGGAGCTGCGCTTCGCCTCCTACAGCGCCGTGGAAGAAGCACCCACGCAGATCAACTTCGAGAACCAAAATGAGGCGTCGAG GGATGTGGACTTCTCTGCCTGTCTGGAGTCTGCTAGTTGCCAGTCCTACTCGTGTACGGGAGAGGGTCAGCAGTGCAGCCTgggagtgtgtgagtgtatcCGTGGATACGGAGTCCTGTCCCAGGACCCGCTCGAATGCTACAACATCGACGACTGCAGTCCCAACCCCTGTCAGAATGGCGCGGTGTGCACAGACAAGATCGCTGACTACAACTGCACATGTACGGACCGGTACAAAG GTAAAAACTGTTCCGTCATTCGGAACTGCTACGACTTCCCGTGTCTGAACGGCGCCGAGTGTATCGAATTGGACACGCCGACACCTAGTGCGACTGGTCGGAACTGCAGCTGTGCGCCAGGGTACAAGGGCGTCGACTGTGGACAGGACTGCGACGAATGTAGTGAACAGTGCAACAG CGGAATGTGCGTGAACTCCATCAGCTGTGAAAACAGCATCGGGGACTTCGTCTGCGAGTGTAAGGAAGGCTACGAAGGGAAGGACTGTAGCAGTGAGATCGACTGGTGTAAGGACAACCCCTGCGGCACGGGCATCTGTAACAACTTCTTGACCGGCTACAACTGCACGTGTCCGGACGACCCGTCAGGAGCCGTTCCGAACC GTCAGAGCTGCGGCCCGCTCCGCGTGGTCAACCCCATCCAGATCTCGCCCGCCGCCCTTGTTGCCATCCTCGTCTGTCTCGTCATCCTGCTGA TCCTTGTGATCGTGTTCGTGGCGTTCCGTCGCCAGTAccagcagaagaagaagaaggcgcTGTACGGCTACGGGAACGGCCCGGACTTCGAGGAGTCTCGCGAGAACATCATGAAGTACGAGGAGGAGGGGTACGGCGAGGAGGACCAGGACGCCTATGACGTCAATCTCATCAAGTCTGTTGGCGATACCCTGAAGCAGCGCAAG CCCGAGGACAGGAGCAAGTACCCGACCCTTCCGCTAGGGGAGGCTGCTGACGTGGGCGACTTCATCCACGGTCGCCTAGGCGACGCCGAGAAGGACACCAACGATGGCGCCATCGACGAGATGATGCCGTTCGGGGACGAAGGTCAAGGGTCACTGGCCGGGTCGCTGAGTTCACTGAACTCCAGCAGCTCTGACGGCGACCAGAACTACGACTACCTGCACGACTGGGGTCCCAGGTTCTCCAAACTAGCCGACATGTTCAACGACGGGGAGAGTGACGACTAG